The following are encoded together in the Flavobacterium sp. TR2 genome:
- the yaaA gene encoding peroxide stress protein YaaA has product MKIVISPAKSLNFEKELPTSQYTEPSFLKEARVVHKVVKQKKPSELSELMSISDKLADLNWKRNQEWKTPFSPENARPAVYTFDGDVYTGLDAYTIPLEKLDVLQDKLRILSGLYGLLKPLDLMQAYRLEMGTKMPVGESKNLHEFWKPTVTKALNKELKKDELFVNLASNEYFSAVDVKALKVPVITPDFKDYKDGKLKMISFFAKKARGMMVRYIIDTNAETIDDLKGFNYEDYQFDANLSKGNHLVFTR; this is encoded by the coding sequence ATGAAAATTGTTATATCTCCTGCGAAATCACTGAATTTCGAAAAAGAATTGCCAACATCTCAATATACAGAACCTTCATTCTTAAAAGAAGCCAGAGTGGTTCATAAAGTAGTAAAACAAAAAAAGCCTTCAGAATTATCGGAACTAATGTCTATCTCAGACAAGCTAGCCGACTTAAACTGGAAACGCAATCAGGAATGGAAAACGCCTTTTTCGCCAGAAAATGCTCGTCCAGCCGTTTATACATTTGACGGAGATGTATACACAGGTTTGGATGCGTATACCATTCCGTTAGAAAAACTTGATGTTTTGCAAGATAAGCTGAGAATTTTATCGGGCCTTTATGGTCTTTTAAAACCCTTAGATTTAATGCAGGCGTATCGTTTGGAAATGGGGACAAAAATGCCGGTTGGCGAATCTAAAAACTTGCATGAATTCTGGAAACCAACAGTGACTAAAGCTTTAAACAAAGAATTGAAAAAAGATGAATTGTTTGTGAATTTAGCAAGCAACGAATACTTTTCAGCGGTTGATGTAAAAGCTTTAAAAGTTCCTGTTATCACTCCAGATTTTAAAGATTATAAAGATGGAAAATTAAAAATGATCAGCTTCTTTGCTAAAAAGGCGAGGGGTATGATGGTTCGCTACATTATTGATACCAACGCTGAAACTATTGATGATTTAAAAGGTTTTAATTACGAAGATTATCAGTTTGACGCGAATCTTTCGAAAGGAAATCATTTGGTTTTTACAAGGTAA
- a CDS encoding LytR/AlgR family response regulator transcription factor, producing the protein MITLIIEDEKPAARLLQRKLEKLDVTVETMLHSVEESVQWFENNPHPDLIFLDIQLSDGLSFEIFEKIDIKSAIIFTTAYDEYALKAFKLNSIDYLLKPIDEDDLETAVSKYKSRLPKATAESSNMQLDFEQIRQMLSNPFEKTYKKRFTVKIGQHLKVITTEEIECFFSENKGTYIHTYENRDYLIDSTLEILEQELDKKDFFRVSRKFIVPLKAIKEIQVYTNSRLKVILPSYKDDEVIVSREKVQDFKAWLG; encoded by the coding sequence ATGATCACATTAATTATAGAAGACGAAAAGCCAGCGGCAAGATTGCTGCAGAGAAAACTTGAAAAGTTGGATGTAACCGTAGAAACCATGCTGCATTCTGTAGAAGAATCGGTTCAATGGTTTGAAAATAACCCGCATCCAGATTTGATTTTTTTGGATATCCAGCTTTCCGATGGCTTGTCATTTGAAATTTTTGAAAAAATAGACATTAAAAGCGCAATCATTTTTACTACAGCGTATGATGAATATGCTTTAAAAGCGTTCAAATTAAACAGCATCGATTATCTTTTAAAACCAATTGACGAGGATGATCTGGAAACCGCTGTATCAAAATACAAATCGCGCCTTCCAAAAGCAACGGCAGAAAGTTCAAATATGCAATTGGATTTTGAACAGATTCGCCAAATGCTGTCTAATCCTTTCGAGAAAACGTACAAAAAAAGATTTACAGTTAAAATAGGACAGCATTTAAAAGTCATTACGACAGAAGAAATAGAATGCTTTTTCAGTGAAAATAAAGGAACCTACATTCATACCTACGAAAATCGCGATTATCTCATAGATTCGACTTTAGAGATATTGGAACAAGAACTCGATAAAAAGGATTTCTTTCGCGTAAGCAGAAAATTTATTGTTCCGTTAAAAGCAATTAAGGAAATTCAGGTATATACCAATTCACGCTTAAAAGTGATTTTGCCAAGTTATAAAGATGATGAGGTAATTGTAAGCCGAGAAAAAGTGCAGGATTTTAAAGCTTGGCTAGGATAG
- a CDS encoding CCA tRNA nucleotidyltransferase, protein MAIQTNYKTALQSKIFDIISKASQELNVDSYVIGGFVRDLLLNRGSKKDIDVVAVGSGIELALKVSELLPNKPKVQVFKTYGTAMLRFEDTDIEFVGARKESYTRDSRNPIVENGTLQDDQNRRDFTINALALSLNSTNFGDLLDPFDGLTDLENKTIKTPLDPDITYSDDPLRMLRAIRFATQLNFEIEENSLNAITKNAERIKIISGERIVDELNKILLTDKPSTGFLLLYKTGLLDLILPELTALNQVEEIEGHTHKNNFYHTLEVVDNICPNTDDVWLRWAALLHDIGKAPTKRFTKKQGWTFHGHEFLGGKMAKKIFERLHMPLNHKMKFVQKMVIMSSRPIVLAQDIVTDSAVRRLVFDAGEDVENLMTLCEADITTKNPSKFKKYHKNFELVRKKIVEVEERDHVRNFQPPISGEEIMEIFDLKPSREIGILKEAVKEAILEGVIPNEYQAAYDFVIKRAEKLGLKKIEK, encoded by the coding sequence GTGGCGATACAGACAAACTATAAAACTGCTTTACAAAGCAAAATCTTCGATATCATTTCGAAAGCATCTCAGGAATTAAATGTTGACTCTTATGTGATAGGAGGATTTGTTCGTGATCTGCTTTTAAACCGAGGCTCTAAAAAAGACATTGATGTAGTTGCTGTTGGTAGCGGCATCGAATTGGCGCTTAAAGTTTCTGAATTACTTCCGAACAAACCCAAAGTTCAGGTTTTTAAAACCTACGGAACAGCCATGCTTCGTTTTGAAGATACGGATATTGAATTTGTAGGTGCCCGAAAAGAATCGTATACCCGAGACAGCCGCAATCCGATTGTCGAAAACGGAACTTTACAAGATGATCAAAATCGTCGCGATTTTACCATCAATGCGTTGGCTTTATCTTTAAACTCAACTAATTTTGGAGATCTTTTAGATCCTTTTGATGGATTAACAGATTTAGAAAATAAAACAATCAAAACACCTTTGGATCCAGATATTACTTATTCTGATGATCCTTTGCGAATGTTGCGTGCCATTCGTTTTGCTACTCAATTGAATTTTGAAATTGAAGAAAATTCATTAAATGCGATCACAAAAAATGCTGAAAGGATTAAAATTATTTCTGGCGAAAGAATCGTTGATGAATTAAACAAAATTCTTCTAACAGATAAACCTTCAACAGGATTTTTACTTTTATACAAAACTGGGCTTTTAGATTTAATCTTACCTGAATTGACCGCTTTAAATCAGGTTGAGGAAATTGAAGGCCATACACATAAAAACAATTTTTACCATACGCTTGAGGTTGTAGACAACATTTGTCCAAACACAGATGATGTTTGGCTGCGTTGGGCGGCTTTATTGCACGATATTGGAAAAGCACCAACAAAACGTTTCACTAAAAAACAAGGCTGGACTTTTCACGGACATGAATTTTTAGGCGGAAAAATGGCGAAGAAAATCTTCGAGCGTTTACATATGCCTTTGAACCATAAAATGAAATTCGTTCAGAAAATGGTTATTATGAGTTCGCGTCCGATTGTTTTAGCTCAGGATATTGTAACCGACAGCGCAGTTCGTCGTTTGGTTTTTGATGCTGGCGAAGATGTAGAAAATTTAATGACTTTATGTGAAGCGGATATCACAACCAAAAATCCATCAAAATTCAAGAAATACCATAAAAATTTCGAGCTTGTCCGCAAGAAAATTGTGGAAGTAGAAGAACGCGATCATGTTCGTAATTTCCAGCCTCCTATTTCTGGAGAAGAAATTATGGAAATATTCGATCTAAAGCCTTCACGCGAAATCGGAATTTTAAAAGAAGCAGTAAAAGAAGCTATTTTAGAAGGCGTTATTCCAAATGAATATCAGGCGGCTTATGATTTTGTGATTAAAAGAGCTGAAAAGTTAGGCTTAAAAAAAATAGAGAAATAA
- a CDS encoding 2TM domain-containing protein yields MERNLSEEEKYIQAKKKVENIKGFYGNLLAFVLVNAILIFINLYTSPSYLWFFWPLLWWGVGVVFHGLKVFEVFPGMGKEWEERKIKEFMEKEKQNKNKWK; encoded by the coding sequence ATGGAAAGGAATTTAAGTGAAGAGGAAAAATATATCCAAGCCAAAAAGAAGGTAGAAAATATTAAAGGATTTTATGGAAATCTTCTTGCTTTTGTGCTAGTAAATGCGATTTTAATTTTTATTAATTTGTATACGTCGCCTAGCTATTTATGGTTTTTCTGGCCATTGCTATGGTGGGGAGTTGGAGTTGTTTTTCACGGATTAAAAGTCTTTGAAGTTTTTCCAGGAATGGGCAAGGAATGGGAAGAAAGAAAAATCAAAGAGTTTATGGAGAAGGAAAAACAGAATAAAAACAAGTGGAAATAG
- a CDS encoding DUF2141 domain-containing protein, with protein sequence MTKIITITMLFICSLMSAQNVKLTVAVSGLKNDTGVLKVGLYNSDGTFLKTTYKSLASEIKNNQAVVTFENLPAGEYAISTYHDENSNGKLDRNAMGAPSEEYAASNNAKGFMGPPSYQDAKFTVSKDSKVEIVF encoded by the coding sequence ATGACCAAAATTATTACAATTACCATGTTATTTATCTGCAGTTTAATGTCTGCACAAAATGTAAAATTGACTGTTGCTGTTTCAGGTTTAAAAAATGATACAGGAGTCCTTAAAGTAGGATTATATAATTCAGACGGAACGTTTCTTAAAACAACATATAAAAGCCTTGCTTCCGAAATTAAAAACAATCAGGCTGTTGTAACATTTGAAAATCTTCCTGCGGGAGAATATGCAATTTCGACTTACCATGACGAAAACAGCAACGGAAAACTTGATAGAAATGCAATGGGAGCTCCATCTGAAGAATATGCCGCTTCTAACAATGCAAAAGGATTTATGGGGCCTCCTTCGTATCAAGATGCCAAATTTACTGTCAGCAAAGACTCAAAAGTCGAAATTGTATTCTAA
- a CDS encoding GxxExxY protein — translation MTKILYQQESYQIIGILFDVHRNLGGGFSEIVYKDALEYEFKKANIPFEREKEYLVNYKDIILDHRFYADFVLFDKIILEIKSSDFLHPKYISQCINYLKVSKNNLAILANFNSTSLEHKRIIL, via the coding sequence ATGACCAAAATATTGTATCAACAGGAAAGTTATCAGATAATCGGAATTTTATTTGATGTTCATAGAAATTTAGGTGGTGGCTTTTCTGAAATTGTATATAAAGATGCTTTAGAATATGAATTCAAGAAAGCAAATATTCCATTTGAAAGAGAAAAAGAATATTTAGTAAATTATAAAGACATTATTTTAGATCACAGGTTTTATGCTGACTTTGTTTTGTTTGATAAAATTATACTTGAAATAAAATCAAGTGATTTTCTGCATCCAAAATATATTTCTCAATGTATTAACTATTTAAAAGTATCCAAAAACAATTTAGCGATTTTGGCAAACTTCAATTCTACCTCACTTGAACACAAACGTATTATTTTATAA
- a CDS encoding 2TM domain-containing protein, whose amino-acid sequence MILKPNLLKACLVGGIVFLFSFLIRFASVGTAVFTKNLSIYFLYCMLYSVVLYIVNVVLFEFLDRVFRSNPYSIKRILIGFASSFLVSMIIIVVLRLFTSVIIDNKTILGFLANEKAENYIESAVMTFIVLLFFHGLNFYKLYQENKVTQQKIIAGTANAKFESLKNQIDPHFLFNSLNVLSSLIEENPDNAQRFTTSLSKIYRYVLEQKDKELVSVEDELSFAKTYMNLLKMRFENSLFYELPTENINPEAKVVPLSLQLLLENTVKHNVVSEQKPLHIRIFVDRDYLAIQNDLQKKEVLQDRQGVGLQNIVNRYGIVTDRKVKIEEDEKNFTVKIPILTKQITVMEMSAEYTDEAKAYYRAKKRVEELKGFYGNIISYCCVIPFLVFINLKFSPGFQWFWFSALGWGFGVAMHAFKVFGYSSDWEERKIREILEKDNRQKTWK is encoded by the coding sequence ATGATATTAAAACCAAATTTGTTAAAGGCGTGCTTAGTTGGAGGAATAGTATTTTTATTTTCTTTTCTAATTCGGTTTGCTTCTGTAGGAACAGCAGTTTTTACCAAGAATCTTTCTATTTATTTCTTGTACTGCATGCTTTACAGTGTGGTTTTATATATCGTAAACGTTGTTCTTTTTGAGTTTTTAGATAGAGTTTTCAGGTCAAATCCGTATTCGATAAAGAGAATCTTAATTGGTTTTGCAAGTTCATTTTTAGTGTCGATGATTATCATTGTAGTATTGCGTTTGTTTACCAGCGTAATCATCGACAATAAAACAATTTTAGGTTTTCTGGCCAATGAGAAGGCAGAAAATTATATTGAATCTGCGGTAATGACCTTTATTGTCTTATTGTTTTTTCACGGGCTTAATTTTTATAAACTCTATCAGGAAAATAAAGTTACGCAGCAGAAAATTATTGCGGGTACGGCAAATGCAAAATTTGAAAGTTTAAAAAACCAGATCGATCCGCATTTTCTTTTCAACAGTTTAAATGTTCTTAGCTCTTTAATAGAAGAGAATCCAGATAATGCCCAGCGTTTTACAACTTCTCTTTCTAAAATCTATAGATATGTTTTAGAGCAGAAAGACAAAGAACTGGTTTCGGTAGAAGACGAATTGTCATTTGCAAAAACCTATATGAACCTGCTGAAAATGCGTTTCGAAAATAGTTTGTTTTACGAATTGCCAACAGAAAACATTAATCCGGAAGCCAAAGTGGTGCCGCTCTCTTTACAGCTTTTGTTGGAAAATACGGTAAAGCATAATGTAGTAAGCGAACAAAAACCGCTTCATATTAGAATTTTTGTTGATCGGGATTATCTTGCTATTCAGAATGATCTTCAGAAAAAAGAAGTGTTGCAGGATAGACAAGGTGTCGGACTGCAGAATATTGTAAATAGATACGGAATTGTAACGGATAGAAAAGTGAAGATTGAGGAAGATGAAAAGAATTTTACCGTTAAAATTCCAATTTTAACCAAACAAATTACGGTTATGGAAATGAGTGCAGAATATACAGACGAAGCAAAAGCTTATTATAGAGCTAAAAAAAGAGTAGAAGAATTAAAAGGATTTTACGGAAATATAATTTCATATTGTTGCGTAATTCCGTTCTTGGTCTTTATTAATTTAAAATTTTCGCCAGGATTTCAATGGTTTTGGTTTTCGGCATTAGGATGGGGATTTGGAGTTGCCATGCACGCTTTTAAAGTTTTTGGCTACAGCTCTGATTGGGAAGAAAGAAAAATTCGAGAGATTTTGGAGAAAGATAACCGACAAAAAACGTGGAAATAA
- a CDS encoding COX15/CtaA family protein — translation MKKENKSVIIWLLSGCVLLFLMVVVGGITRLTNSGLSMTDWHLVTDTFPPLTEAKWQAAFDEYKKFPEYQKINIHNDFQLADYKFIYFWEWFHRFIGRIIGLVFFVPFVYFLAKKKLDTDTIKKCIVLLAMGAFQGFLGWFMVRSGLIDNPDVSHFRLSLHLTFAFITFAYTLWVALDLIYPERNINKILPLRNIARYALAALLIQIIYGGFVAGLNAGLIHNHWPLMSDGEFIHESVFIEQSSLVKNLIEGKSGVQFVHRTFAYVVVGIILFLFFKSKKYTLTHTQANGIKTLVVFVFIQFLLGVFTLLYSVPLALGLIHQIMAFFLLSAMTYTLHRLSK, via the coding sequence ATGAAAAAAGAGAATAAATCAGTAATCATTTGGTTACTATCGGGCTGTGTTTTATTATTTTTAATGGTTGTCGTGGGAGGAATTACGCGTTTGACCAATTCGGGTTTATCTATGACCGACTGGCATTTGGTAACCGACACCTTCCCGCCTTTGACAGAAGCTAAATGGCAAGCCGCTTTTGACGAATACAAAAAATTTCCTGAATACCAGAAAATCAATATTCACAACGATTTTCAATTAGCTGACTATAAATTCATTTATTTTTGGGAATGGTTTCACCGTTTCATTGGCCGCATTATTGGTTTGGTTTTCTTTGTTCCGTTTGTTTACTTTTTAGCAAAAAAGAAATTAGATACTGATACGATTAAAAAATGCATCGTCCTTTTGGCGATGGGAGCTTTCCAAGGATTTTTAGGATGGTTTATGGTGAGAAGCGGCTTAATTGACAATCCAGATGTAAGCCATTTTAGACTTTCATTGCACCTGACTTTTGCCTTTATCACTTTCGCCTACACGCTTTGGGTAGCGCTAGATTTGATTTATCCAGAACGAAACATCAACAAAATTTTACCTCTTAGAAATATTGCGCGTTATGCTTTAGCGGCTCTTCTAATCCAGATTATTTATGGCGGATTTGTGGCGGGATTAAACGCAGGGTTAATTCACAATCACTGGCCGTTGATGAGCGACGGAGAATTTATTCATGAATCGGTTTTTATTGAGCAGTCTTCTTTAGTAAAAAATTTAATTGAAGGAAAAAGCGGCGTTCAGTTTGTACACAGAACTTTTGCTTATGTTGTAGTGGGCATTATTCTTTTCCTTTTCTTCAAAAGCAAAAAATATACGCTTACACATACGCAGGCAAACGGAATCAAAACTTTGGTTGTTTTTGTTTTCATTCAGTTCTTGCTTGGAGTTTTCACTTTATTATATAGTGTTCCTTTGGCTTTAGGATTAATCCATCAGATTATGGCGTTTTTCCTTTTGAGTGCCATGACGTATACATTGCATAGATTAAGCAAATAA
- a CDS encoding 2TM domain-containing protein, translated as MGRFRRNMYDDYTKEHFGEYTDDPNYNAAYRRVRRLKRFYSHLKIYIIVNIIIIVSSLTRDKFTGVMVMDLSGLLESRTYSTAFFWGIGLLAHALSVFGADWFFGSDWEQRKIQKYMEKDAANKNKWE; from the coding sequence ATGGGACGTTTTAGAAGAAATATGTACGATGATTACACAAAAGAGCATTTTGGAGAATATACAGACGATCCAAATTACAATGCAGCTTATAGAAGAGTAAGAAGACTTAAGAGATTTTACTCTCATTTGAAAATTTATATAATTGTAAACATCATTATCATCGTATCAAGTTTAACGCGAGATAAATTTACTGGCGTAATGGTAATGGATTTAAGCGGTTTATTAGAATCACGAACTTATTCTACTGCATTTTTCTGGGGAATTGGTTTGTTGGCTCACGCGTTATCTGTTTTTGGCGCTGATTGGTTTTTTGGTTCCGATTGGGAACAAAGAAAAATTCAAAAATACATGGAAAAAGATGCCGCAAATAAAAATAAATGGGAGTAA
- a CDS encoding 2TM domain-containing protein translates to MENNFTEADRYYDAQKKVKEIRGFYEHLTVYVLCNPIVIVVNYMTFPEYLWWIWSVAGWGMAIILHGLKAFEYPPFFNKKWEQKKIQEILEKENQKRLENNHGNKFE, encoded by the coding sequence ATGGAAAATAATTTCACAGAAGCAGACCGTTATTATGATGCTCAGAAAAAAGTAAAAGAAATAAGAGGATTTTATGAGCATTTGACTGTATATGTTTTATGTAACCCGATTGTGATTGTTGTAAATTACATGACTTTTCCAGAATACCTCTGGTGGATATGGTCTGTAGCAGGATGGGGAATGGCCATTATCTTGCATGGATTAAAAGCTTTTGAATATCCGCCTTTTTTTAATAAAAAGTGGGAACAGAAAAAGATTCAGGAAATTTTAGAAAAAGAAAACCAAAAACGACTTGAAAATAATCATGGAAACAAATTTGAATAA
- a CDS encoding MDR family MFS transporter has protein sequence MATAVQDDDLVEYGFRRVIITITAVLCALLEIVDTTIVNVALTDMRGSLGATLTDVAWVITAYAIANVIVIPMTSWLSQQFGRRNYFVASIIIFTVCSFLCGNATNIWELVAFRFVQGMGGGALLVTAQTIITESYPVAKRGMAQAIYGMGVIVGPTLGPPLGGYLVDNYSWPYIFYINIPLGIIATILALTFVRSPKYGEKLKANQVDWWGIILLSTFIGSLQFVLEHGQQDDWFNDSLIVTLSVVTVLGLILFIWRELTYKHPIVNLSVLKDGNLRIGTVMCFILGFGLYGSTLIIPIYTQSILGWTATDAGLLLIPGSITTAIMMPFVGNMIQKGVPQGYMVGVGFLIFFFFTFMMYSRMTPDTGVEHMYWPLILRGIGLGLLFVPITTLSLSTLKGKQIGEGAAFTGMMRQLGGSFGIAIITTFITRFSQSHRVDLINNLDPAKFEVQQRIAGMQHAFMAKGYSADVALKKAYQAIEYSVMKQSTVMAYMDIFLYLGIMFLCCIPIILFIKKGKNKISAADAMH, from the coding sequence ATGGCAACAGCAGTACAAGACGACGATTTAGTAGAATACGGTTTCCGACGCGTTATCATTACGATTACAGCAGTACTTTGCGCACTGCTGGAAATTGTTGATACGACGATTGTAAACGTAGCGCTGACAGACATGCGCGGAAGTCTTGGTGCTACCTTGACCGATGTGGCATGGGTAATTACAGCATACGCAATTGCGAATGTTATTGTAATTCCGATGACGAGCTGGCTATCGCAGCAATTTGGAAGACGTAATTATTTTGTGGCTTCCATTATAATATTTACAGTCTGTTCTTTTTTGTGTGGTAACGCCACCAATATTTGGGAACTTGTAGCCTTCCGTTTCGTACAAGGTATGGGCGGTGGAGCATTGCTTGTAACAGCCCAAACTATTATTACAGAAAGTTACCCAGTAGCAAAACGTGGAATGGCACAGGCCATTTACGGAATGGGTGTAATTGTTGGACCAACACTTGGACCGCCATTAGGAGGATATTTAGTAGATAATTACTCTTGGCCTTATATTTTCTACATCAATATTCCGCTGGGAATTATTGCTACCATTTTGGCTTTAACCTTTGTTAGAAGTCCGAAATACGGAGAGAAATTGAAAGCCAATCAGGTTGACTGGTGGGGAATTATTTTGCTGAGCACTTTTATCGGATCTTTACAATTTGTTTTGGAACACGGACAGCAGGATGACTGGTTTAACGATTCATTAATCGTAACCTTGAGTGTTGTTACAGTTCTAGGTTTAATTTTGTTTATCTGGAGAGAGCTTACATACAAACATCCAATTGTAAACTTGAGTGTTTTAAAAGATGGTAATTTAAGAATTGGAACTGTTATGTGTTTCATTCTTGGTTTCGGTTTATATGGTTCAACTTTAATTATCCCAATTTATACGCAGTCTATTTTAGGATGGACCGCAACTGATGCAGGTTTATTGTTGATTCCAGGATCTATCACAACGGCGATTATGATGCCATTTGTGGGTAATATGATACAGAAAGGCGTTCCTCAAGGGTATATGGTTGGAGTAGGATTTTTAATTTTCTTCTTCTTTACTTTCATGATGTACAGCCGTATGACACCTGACACTGGTGTAGAACATATGTATTGGCCATTAATTTTGAGAGGAATTGGATTAGGACTATTGTTCGTTCCTATTACAACACTTTCGCTATCTACATTGAAAGGAAAACAAATTGGTGAAGGAGCTGCATTTACGGGAATGATGCGCCAGTTGGGCGGATCTTTTGGTATTGCAATTATTACCACTTTCATCACGCGTTTTAGCCAATCGCATAGAGTAGATTTGATCAATAATTTAGATCCAGCCAAATTTGAAGTACAACAGCGAATTGCAGGAATGCAACACGCTTTTATGGCAAAAGGATATAGCGCAGATGTTGCTTTGAAAAAAGCGTATCAGGCTATAGAATATTCTGTAATGAAACAAAGTACTGTAATGGCTTATATGGATATTTTCCTTTATTTAGGAATTATGTTTTTATGTTGCATACCGATTATTCTCTTTATCAAAAAAGGGAAGAACAAAATTAGTGCAGCCGACGCAATGCATTAA
- a CDS encoding 2TM domain-containing protein, producing METNLNNDQEQVMLEELASKKVIQLKSFYKHLFFYTIALIVFLLKEYTNLPLQIFPIKYINWVIVIIWTAVIVGSAIDLFASYKIFGQEWEERKLRSILEKKYKKQKWE from the coding sequence ATGGAAACAAATTTGAATAATGATCAGGAACAAGTAATGCTGGAAGAATTAGCCAGCAAAAAAGTAATTCAGCTAAAATCTTTTTACAAGCATTTGTTCTTTTACACCATTGCATTGATTGTTTTTCTTCTAAAAGAATACACCAATCTGCCCTTGCAAATTTTTCCGATCAAATATATAAATTGGGTGATTGTAATTATTTGGACAGCCGTAATTGTGGGTTCGGCAATCGATCTGTTTGCTTCTTATAAGATTTTTGGACAGGAATGGGAAGAGCGAAAACTAAGAAGCATTTTAGAAAAAAAGTATAAAAAACAAAAATGGGAATAG